Below is a window of Candidatus Bathyarchaeia archaeon DNA.
TTGAGCACTCTCGATACGTGATCGGTCTTAGGCATCGATAGCTCCGAGGGTTTCGAGTACATGATTCAGGATGGTTGTTGCGGACGGTGGGCTCAAGTTCGACAGCACGACTATCGTGTGGTCTCCGTTCGGCTCGAATCGGAACTCAGCGTTGACGCCAGGCGCTCCACCTCCATTGCCGACGAAGCGTCGTCTCCCAACGACTTGTTCGCGAAGCGCGTACCCATGCTTGGGCCGCTCTGCGCCTGAAAAAGTACCGTTTAGGAGATGATCGGTCATACCTTGGCCGAGAAGCTTACCTGTTGTTAGCCCCTGCGCAAACGCCACAAGGTCTGCCACCGTTGAATAGCCCCCGCCAGCGGGGTTCCCACGATCCAGCAGCCTCGTGTTTTCGTTCATCTCAGATGTTCCTGATGCCGCTGGGACACGCTCTCGAGACATAGCTGGGAGCCCGTCCGGCCCAACCGACACATACCCAGTTGCAACACCTTCTGTACGACCTTGCTCGAATCCCGTCTGTAACATGCCGGCCGGATCGTAGATGTGTGCTCTCACATATTTTTCGTAAGGCGTTCCGGTCACCATTTCGATGAGGCGTCCGAGCAAAACATATCCGGAATTATTGTACTCCTGACGAGTGCCAGGCTCGAATAGCAGTGGCTTGGAGGCGAAAACCTGAACCAGATCATCGAGAGTAGAGATACTAGATCGCTCGCGCACGTAGTCCGGGCTCATGTATTCCGGAAGACCCGCTCGATGCGTCAGCAGATAGTGGAGTGTGATTTTCTGTGCAGCGTCACGATTCGGATAGTCAGGTAGATAATTCGCAATCGGCGCGTCGAAATTCAACTGTCCAGCCTCCACGAGCTGTGCGATGGCAATGGAAGTGAATGTTTTGTTGATGGACCCAATGTTGAATCGTGTGTCGATTGTGTTTGAAACATTCCGAGCACGATTGGCGAGGCCAACCGCCTGCTGGAAGACAGCTCTAACCCCTTGGGTAACCGTCACGACCCCTGAAAAGAAGCCTGTCGCGTATTGTTGATTCAACATTGCGCTAATGGACCCATCGTCCACTGTATTCGATTTCTTCGCCAGCGTTGCCCAGTCCTACTCGGCTAACTGGAGGGTTTCTTGCCCCGGCTCTTCTGTAGGAATGGAATGTCCACTTTCAGCTCCCCTTTTCCCACGAAAAAGGGTCCATCCCCTTGTCTCGAGAACACCATGATACCTCCCGGCTGAATTCCGAGAAGCTCTAGAATCCTCTTCGGGATGGTCGTCCTTCCCCGTTCGTCAATGTGAACCGCCAGCAGTACCTTCTTCTCCTTCAAACACCCAATTACCCCACCACCCACATTGGGTAATCAGGTATTAACCGTTTCTGGGATCGAACCGAAATCTGAATCAAACCGATGGGTCTGAAGTTGCTCAACTTATGACGAGTAGAGCTACGAGAGAGAGATTCTTGTCGCCCAGCCATGCGATCCTGATAGCGTATTTGGCCACCATCGAGAGTCTCCTACTTCGTCAGGCAAGCGGATTGAACACGGTGGGAAGATGAGGCGGGAGAATCGCCAGATTTTATAGTTCCTCGTAAATACTGCCCGGCAACTTGAAGAGCACATCAGCCATCTCGATCGTCGGAATGGGATACGTCGGTCTGTGCACTGCGGCAACTTTCGCATCCCGCGGTATCAAGACGATTGGAATCGACATTGATGAGGCGAGAATAGAACAGATCCAAAGAGGAAAAGCTCCACTTCATGAGCCGCAGCTCGAAGGGATGCTCAAGAGAGCTGTCAAACAAAAACTCCTAGGCGCTACTAACCACATTTCCGGGGCTGGGGAGACAGATACAACGTTTTTGACAGTTGGAACTCCAAGTCAAGAGAACGGATCAATCGACCTCTCCTACATAAAAAACGCAACCGAGGACCTAGGGAACGTTCTCCGGGAAAAGCCGGGATACCACCTTGTCGTTGTCAAGAGCACCGTCATTCCCGGCACCACCAACGGCACGGTAAAACGGTTCTTAGAACAGTCGAGCGGCAAGAAGATAGGACCCGAGCTTGGATTATGTGCAAATCCCGAGTTCTTGAAAGAGGGAACCGCGATCAACGACGCCCTTCACCCGGATAAGATAGTTATCGGATCTAACGAGAAGAAATCAGCGAGCGAACTTACTAGGCTTTACCGGCGATTCTATGGATCCGAGCTTCCACCGATTATCTCGACTTCTCCTGAGGCAGCTGAGCTTGTCAAATATGCTAGCAACGCTTTCCTAGCGACCAAGGTGAGCTTCATCAATACCATTGCGAATATCGCCCAGCAGATACCAGGCGTAGATGTTAGCACAATAGCAGAGGCTATAGGTCACGATCCTAGAATCGGAAAACTATTCCTGAAAGCCGGCCCCGGATATGGAGGAAGCTGCTTCCACAAAGACCTCCAAGCTCTAATCAACTACAGCAAGAACAACGGATACAATCCCCACCTATTCCAGGCCACCGAAGATACCAACGAACACCAAGCCAACAGAGTGGTTAGCATGGCGGAGACACTCCTCGGATCACTGTCGAACAAGCGAGTCGCAGTCCTAGGTCTCGCGTTCAAGAAGGACACAGACGATATCCGGGAAGCAGCATCACTACGCACCATCGAGAGTCTCATGAAAAAAGGTGCGAGCATTGTCGCCTACGATCCCATGGCCATAGCCAACACGAAGAAGCAGCTGGCAGACCAAATTGAGTACGCAGAGAATCCTCGGGCCGCTCTCAAGGAAGCTGACTGCGCCATCATAATGACCGAATGGGATGAACTTCGAAAGCTCGAAGCCAAAGATTTCAAAGCCCAAATGAAAACGCCAAACCTTGTAGACGCAAGGCGAATCTACGATCCTGGCGCCTTCAGCGATCTAAACTATGTCGCGATCGGGGTTGGACCAAAAAGGATCCCGCACTAGAAGTCCGCCAAGAAGACAGAGGAGAGGTTGACCAATCTCCAACGGTCGGGGCGATCGACCATTATGGAATGATGAGTATCGATTGTTTTATATTCTTTAGCGGGTTTTAGCCGGATCTCCGGAGAATAACCTCGAAATATATTCTCCTACTTGACGCCTCAAAGTATCTTCTCCTACTCGCGCTATTCGGTGGCGCGCTCTTCCTAACAGTACCATTCTGGACCAACAGATACACCGCAATCGCACTCGTAGCGTTCATGCTGCTCGCAGGCGCCATAGTTGGCTGGAAAAACTCGACCAGCTATGCAGAAGACGGCGCACGAGTCAACAAGAAGCAGATGCGGCACGGTTTCGAAGAATACGTAAAAATGGTCGGGGAGGTGAAAGACAAATATGTGGAAGATTAGATTCGTCTCGGCTCTACCGAAGATCGCCATATTCACAAGCTTCGCCCTAGCTATCGTGCTGCCTCTATCAGGAGGCTATGGCTGTGGAACAGAAGGCGACGTCTGCCGGTTGTAAGCCCTCGACCTCTGTTCATCCGAGGATATGTCGCAGGAAAACCGGTCCCTGACAGGAAGGTCTCGATGGCCGGCTGCGCGAGCTATCGCCAGTTCGAGAGCTCCCGAGGCATCCTTGAACTCGGAAGGATGGTAACAATGGCTTAGAAAACCCCTCCCAGGCCGATTGCATAGAAGTGATTACGATGGGTCTTGGAAACCATTGAGACCTGATATTTTCATTCTCGGAATAATAATGGTTGTCCTGGGTCCCGTTTTGACAGCCGCAGCGGCCAGCTCGTGCCTACTGACGATACTCTCAGGCAACGTGTTCGCCTGCGCAAATGATTTGCCCATATTCATTGGTGGAGGAGCTCTGTTTGTCGCCGGAATAATCACTTGCTTGGTTGGAGTGATAATGCCCGAACCTCAACCTCGCCCTCGCGCCCCTTCAAGCACAGCGAACACGCTCCAAACCGGTCAGCATGTATGCAAGAAATGCGGACGCGTCAACGCGTACGGCTTGTTCGCGTGTCCATTTTGTGGCCAAACGGCCGCGTGAACATGATTCACTAAACCAAGTGCGACAACTGATCACGAGATAACTTTCGAATCTTATTGCTGAGAGTTCTGGCCTCTATTCTGGTCAGGATTTACTCTCTTCAAAACCGGCATGGTCCCGGTTATCACAGTGGAAGGAGTACCCATCTGAGTTCTCTCCGGCGGCGTGGTTGGCCGGGGCATTACAGGTGGGGGCGGTGGGGTCTCTCTAATCTCTACTTGCGGAATAGGTTCCATTGAAGCCTGGTGGGCCATGTCTGCCTTGAGGGCGGCCACCATCGGGTGAAGGTCCACAGCTTGCTTCGGAGTTGACATTACCGGAGACATTGTGGGAACTCGCGGCCCATTGGCCAGAGCTCCAATCTGCTGGTGTGTTGATTTTAGAACTTTGAAAAGCCCCAGGGCCAAGCCCAGCACGCCAACGAAGACTAGAATCGCGATGAGCGAGCCGTCAGTCTGGATTATGTCGCCGACGTACGCCTGGAAATAGATATTGTTCAAGTATTCCTCGACAAGCCAGAAGGCGAAAAAGACGATCACCAGCGACTGTAACGCCATTACGATCTTGGCGTAGCCTGGAGTCAACCTCTTTCCCGGAAAATCGGCACTCTGAGTCATAAACTGAAAACCCTGCCAGTTCTCCCTTGTTTCCGAAGAAGGCTCTGGGCCTATGTCAAAGTGGTGAAACAAGAGCAGCCTAGTCATGGTACTTATTTTTCACGAATAGCATGGCGGGACAGCCACGAGCGCAACGCCTCTGCACATGCCAACTCTTCGGTGAGGCTTTGAAAAAATCGAAACGAAGGTTCCGAGCGAAATTCAGAGCGTCGATCACACCCGCTTGCTCCAAGGGCGCTTGAGTCAAGTTTTTTGCCCGACTCGGGAACACTCTAGAACCTCGCGCTTTGAAGCGATTCTCGATTAGGCTCAGGGGGTTAAATATTGAAATGCAATGCCGAAATTCTCGGTTGCTACGACTTGCCAAATCCTAGGAAGCTGATGCAGCTTCAAGATACGATAAACGAGGACTTGCTGAAGGCGAGACTTCCGGAGATCAGAATAGACGGGTTCAAGCTTCCAGACCAAGCACTAGAGATCACTTTTGAACGGGAAACGGTGACCGGGGAAAACAAAGATAGACTTTGGGAGATCATAAACACTCATTACAAGAAATTACTAAGAGAGCTTGAACTCAAGGAGTAGCTCTCGGGCTTATTCTTCGTAGTTTGAGCGCTTTTTCCATCTCTGCATAGAACCGTGCAATTGGCCAATCTCATCCCTAGTCTCGGGGCGCGCAATTTTGAGAACTGGCATTGGGGATGACTCTTGCACGCCTACTGTTTTCATGTCGGACCCGGCCTCGACCTTTTCTGAAAGGTGTTCAATTTCTCCGAGAATATTCCCCGCTTTGAGAAGGATCCCGATCAGTGCCGTTCCAACCAGGCCTCCAAAGCCTACAATCGCAAGCATGGACTCTCTTCCAGCGAGAAGGCCATACATGTACACCTGAAGATACTGATTGTTTAGGTACTCATTGTAGACCCAGCCCGCAAGGCCGACGATAACGATTGCTTGAACGGCTAAGAGAATCCTTGCAAATCCGGGAACGCTCGACCAGTAACGCCGAATAGCCTGAGCCACGACTCGTCCTCTGTTCCTCTGATGGTTTGGTCGATTATGTCAAAATACTGGAACACTTGTTCCTAATGCCTGGTACTCACCGGGCCCCGGGAAAAAGCCAATTTTCCGTTCACTTCAACCTCGATCTCCCCTAACCGAAGTATCCTCTCGACCTAAGAGGCATCGTGGGACATCGTCTAAGATCACTCGCTCAAACAATCCCCCGGGGGCTAGCCTCAAAGCAACGACACACGCATTGTTTGAGTTGGCTACGGCATTTTGTCGCATCTGTCCGAGGGCTACTCCGGTTGCACCGGGACAGCTATCGCTATACGAAGAGCGCTGACCAGCCACTGTACCATACATGTTATAAACAAAGATCAGCCACTGCACAGTTGGAGCGATGGAGTCGTTAGTAGTTCCTCCAACCGCTGAGCCTCGAGGCTCTTCGATCGCTGGGGACGAGTTCTTTTTCCTGAAACTCTTCCTACGATACACGATAGACTCAGCCTCGCGGGTCGAAGCGGCCCCCATTGAAACAATACTCTACGGAGTAGAGACGCGAGCAGAAAGACTGGGCTTCTATTCCGGCCCTGCTGTTTCTCCGGTACTTTAGTCTAGAGCCCTTCCGCGAACTAAGCGGCCATGTCATTCCGAAAAGAGAGCGTAGCTCAAGCAATAGCTCAGGCTGCGTTGGCAACGCTCAACGCCAATCCAACCTCGCATGGACTCTTGCAAAGTCCACGCAAGATTACAGTGGTAACTGGGCACATGAACTCGAACCACGGCCGAAAAGTTCGACATTACCTATAGCGGAAATGGGTACTATACTAGTTTCTTGCCGAAGAACTCGCTCACAACAAAGAGTCTGGTTCTACCTCGGCAATGCGAGCAGGCCGTTCGGCTCGGGCCATAACCATCACGCCCGAGATCGTGAAGGAATGTTGAGAATGAAAACAGCAATCGTATCATTAGATTCGTACCCGCAGCTCTCCGTAGCTGAGGTCAAACTTGGAGGACCATGATGTTGAGAGTTCACCTACTAGCGAGCATCCTGATCATAGGAATAATCGCATCTTCGGTTCTTGCCATCCCGCAGGCACAAGCGGCAACTGGAACCAACTTCGACAACATAGTCATAATTGCTATGGAAAACACAGGATATCAGGACGTTATTGGTTCCTCTTCGCAGGCCCCGTTCATAAACGGTCAACTCGTTCCTGTGAGCGCTAATTTGGCGCACTATCAGGGTTATGGAGCGGCTGGTAGAAGTGTAAACGGATGTTCTGCGGGATGCTACACCGCACTAATTGGAGCCGACAACAGCATCTCTGACGGTTATTCCTGCTGTTTGCCTGGTCCTACGATCGTTGATCGAATGGCAGCTGCCGGCCTGACATGGCAAGCATACTGTGAGAGTGGATGCCCAAGAGGGAACGATCACTTCCCATTCACAGGATTCGCGACCACAAGTAGCAGTCCAAACATATTCACAAGCAGTAGCGTCTCAACCGCGAATTTCATCGCCGCGGCCAACTCCGCGAGTCCTCCCAACTTACTCTGGTACACTCCCACCGACGGCCACAACATGCACGATAATTCTGTGGCTTCTGGAGACACCTATGTGCAAAACTTCCTCGTTGGGAGCGGAACAGTTTCAAGTCCTTCAGCAGGATCACTTTTTGCAAGCAACCTATTCACTTCTGGAAAGAGAGTTCTTCTCTTACTCTGGTGGGACGAATGCGGGGCAAGCAATGGCGGTTCAGGATGCAACTCGAACGGTGACACGCCAAACGTTTGGTACGGACCACACGCTGGAATAAACGCAGGATTCACCTCACAAGTCAACAATGCCTACGACGAATATTCCATCCTGCATCTGATCGAAAACAACTGGGCTCTCCCAACTATAAACACGATCGATGCTGCAGCCCAAACAATGACGGATGTCTTCGGAAGCTCGACCCCTCCACCACTGGCGACAAGCTTCACAATCTCTCCCTTGACTCCGATAGTAAACGTCCCCGTCACATTCACAGCGACAACAACCGGCGGAACATCGCCCTACACAATTACCTGGAACTTCGGAGATAGCACAACAGGAACGGGAGCGTCACTGACGCACATCTTCACAAGTCTCCAATCCCACACCATCACTGAAACAGCAAAGGACTCGTCATCACCCTCGCAGAGTGCTACAAGCTCCAAGACGGTGACAGTTACAAATCCACCGCCTTTGACGACCAGCTATACCTACCTACCATCAAGCCCAGCCGTTAACTCGCCTGTCACCTTCACCGCCCTACCGACAGGAGGAACAGCCCCATACACGGTAAACTGGAACTTTGGTGATGGAGCAACTGGAACAGGACTTACGCCCACCCATACGTACGCGACAGCCCAGTCGTTCACCGTTGTCGAGACAGCCACAGACGCCTCAACACCGACACAGACGGCGACCAGCACACAAGCGATCCCAGTCCTAGCTTCACTCCCACTTTCGACGAGCTTTACGTTCCTTCCAGCAAACCCCACAGTCAATTCCCCTGTATCCTTCACTGCAATTACTACGGGCGGGACCCTACCCTACACAGTCAGCTGGAATTTCGGTGATGGCGCGACTACAACAGGCGCGACAGCAACTCACACATACACTACAGCCCAATCGTTCACCGTCACAGAGACCGTGACCGATT
It encodes the following:
- a CDS encoding UDP-glucose/GDP-mannose dehydrogenase family protein — protein: MKSTSAISIVGMGYVGLCTAATFASRGIKTIGIDIDEARIEQIQRGKAPLHEPQLEGMLKRAVKQKLLGATNHISGAGETDTTFLTVGTPSQENGSIDLSYIKNATEDLGNVLREKPGYHLVVVKSTVIPGTTNGTVKRFLEQSSGKKIGPELGLCANPEFLKEGTAINDALHPDKIVIGSNEKKSASELTRLYRRFYGSELPPIISTSPEAAELVKYASNAFLATKVSFINTIANIAQQIPGVDVSTIAEAIGHDPRIGKLFLKAGPGYGGSCFHKDLQALINYSKNNGYNPHLFQATEDTNEHQANRVVSMAETLLGSLSNKRVAVLGLAFKKDTDDIREAASLRTIESLMKKGASIVAYDPMAIANTKKQLADQIEYAENPRAALKEADCAIIMTEWDELRKLEAKDFKAQMKTPNLVDARRIYDPGAFSDLNYVAIGVGPKRIPH
- a CDS encoding AbrB/MazE/SpoVT family DNA-binding domain-containing protein, with the translated sequence MKEKKVLLAVHIDERGRTTIPKRILELLGIQPGGIMVFSRQGDGPFFVGKGELKVDIPFLQKSRGKKPSS
- a CDS encoding serine hydrolase domain-containing protein encodes the protein MDDGSISAMLNQQYATGFFSGVVTVTQGVRAVFQQAVGLANRARNVSNTIDTRFNIGSINKTFTSIAIAQLVEAGQLNFDAPIANYLPDYPNRDAAQKITLHYLLTHRAGLPEYMSPDYVRERSSISTLDDLVQVFASKPLLFEPGTRQEYNNSGYVLLGRLIEMVTGTPYEKYVRAHIYDPAGMLQTGFEQGRTEGVATGYVSVGPDGLPAMSRERVPAASGTSEMNENTRLLDRGNPAGGGYSTVADLVAFAQGLTTGKLLGQGMTDHLLNGTFSGAERPKHGYALREQVVGRRRFVGNGGGAPGVNAEFRFEPNGDHTIVVLSNLSPPSATTILNHVLETLGAIDA